CAGTATTTGTAAGTGCCATAATTTGTTCACTTGTGTTGAACTCCATCATAAAATGTTTCTTTAGGTGCTCTACCCTAGTTTTAATAGACTCATACTCAAACCATACAAATCCTTCATCAACCAATAAAGGGATCAAGAAAAAAGCACTCAAGACATTTCCAATTGTAAGATACACTACTGAATTGAAACATCTAGGGCTCGACTCTGAATGTGTCATTTGCTTATCTGAATTCATTGTTGGAGATAAAGTTAAGGTTCTACCAAAGTGTAACCATGGATTCCACGTCAAGTGTATCGATAAATGGCTCAATTCACATTCTTCTTGTCCTACTTGTAGGCATTGCCTCATTGAAACTTGTCAAAAAATTGTCAACGGTGACAATTTTGTTACTACAAATGCAATTTCATCATCAACAGTTGAAGAAATTGTAACAAGGATTGAACCTCTAGAACGTGAAGGTGTTATATCTAATTAACAAtcaaaattagaaagaaaaataggattaattagttattaattGTATGTATGATGTAGAAAAATTAGCTATTTAGCATTATGAGTTCAATGTTATGTAGCTTTCCAGTGATCCATTAGTACTCTTGCAAGTGTTTATAAAAAAGATTGAGTATActattatatttcaattttgtatTAGCTTAATTACACACTAAATTTTGTATAAGGTTTGAGGGCTAGTTCATATAGCCAGCACCAAACTTATCAATATAACTCTCGACTTGTCTACTATAGAATACAATAGATTAGGATTCAATTGTCATCTACAATGTATATAGTCAAAATCCActgatttaataaaattattaatctctttttataatttatgacttttaacAGATCTCAAGTTAatatatcaacatcataataagATATACAGATACTTAATAAATTTCTTTGTATAAGGCTGGAACAAATTCTATTGGATTCAAACTTGAACTGATTCATAAGAAATGCaacaatataaaaacaaatcacgagagaaaattgttaaattcaagaaaatgtcaAAGCACCCCTTATTTAAATGTTACACCCCAAATTAACATAACAAGTCCTAAAGCACGGGAGAAATGTTGAGTATATAAATAAACAGATTTAATTCACTAGAGACACGTTTTAAAGTCGCacgaattttaattttagagcGGACAATATTACTAGCAAATTGCGCTGTTACATTAAAAACCAAGCAGTGCCTACACTTTGCTTTTCTTGAATTaagagatattttaaaataccaACTTTGCCAatatacaagaaaaagaaataagaaatgtTTAATCTCTAATTGTTTTTTTCAAGGCAAAGTTAAAGTGCTAAAAGTCTATTAAAAAAGGATATCCACATAAACTATATTGTGTTTGTGGTTTGGTGATAAagatacaaaacaaaaaaataataatcatatattcaatcccactaataaacaaaataattaaaactttgaTTAATCTAGTGAATCCATATCACAATGCCTTCATAAAGTAGTGTCggaaaaataacttcaaaacaTACAATGGATCCTATCTATCTCATGTACCACAACTTTACATGACACCTATGATTTTGATatgaagtttttaaaaataagttttaaaatttatgataaaaataattttagatatttgtaaaatattaaattattttaattaaaaaaggaaattttaatattgattagttatttcttattattaaaaaaataatacacttCTTTAACCAtacttaaaaaggaaaaatgttttatataattgaatagTTTTTAAGTATTTGCTCAaatttctttgaaattttttcaaattgtgtgttccttttttttaaaaaaaaatgaatttaatgagGTTACTTCATTCTATATTTCACATTGTCTTTATATGGTAAACTTCTCATTTCAGAATATAGACGTGAATCGATTGATCAAAATTTAGAAGTTCGAACGAGTCTAATAACTTTTACTTTAATATTTGacagaaatttttttattaatttaaaataactgaaattttaaattttaactcgACCTCTTTTCTTAGCACTTTGGatttatattactatatatcaTGTCTTATCACTAAGCAATAAGTGCCATTACCTCTTTACTTCGGCTCCACACACCATGTTCAAGGATTCATGTACCATCATGATAGTTGTATTATTGTTTCTTTAGTCTCTTTCTAAAATATTCTTAACTAAGTcaaccattttattttattttttgaaagtgGCTATGTTATTTTGTTGCCACAAACTAAGTCAAATTATATAAGGATGAAGTTATTGCatgcattttcaatattttcttgtcATGCGAAGGTCAAATAGGAACAACGTGCGGGAATTAAGTTGTAAATTTTAGCTAAAGAATACACAATtgcatttatataaataaataaaaatttcacgCTCAATCAAATAAATTTGCATACTACATCATTTATctagtgaatatatatatatatatacatatatattaaattgtcCGAACaaattgagtttgattttgtcgCCCAATTCATATAATTGTGTAAGAAATGTATTTTGAAAAATGGATGAAGGATCCAACGTTCTATTCTTTTTATAGAAACTAAAATCTCTTGTCGCATGTATTataaaatgaatagaaaaaataatttataaatttcttatatataaaaataagaatctGACAAATTCGCTCGTGATCTTACAATCTAAGATCTATAATTATATTCTGCTACTATTcgtattttatttattccatTGTTATGCTCCCGccctattttaatttttttccctaCCACTATAAAGAGTGAATTGACACAACCCATAATTTTCTTAGGCTCCACACACCATGTTGGATTTCTGATAAGGAGTTCAAGTATCCAAAGACAAGATAGttgtatatttgtattattattcaCACACTCTAATTATCTTTCTTTAGTTTTGACTCTTCTTTCAAAAgtcaactatatatatatatatatttaaatcatttaGTTTCAACGACTCTTcaaaagtttaaataatattcCACACACCAACATGGTGTTTCTGTAAGTGGCTATGTTATTTTGTATACAACTTTAATTTCATGATACAAATTAAACACTTCTATATTATAATTACTAAACTCAAAATGTAACTAATTACGAGGGAACAACTAGACTCCACACACCATGTGGGttatattatttctatatatgaacTTTATAATCCTTGAGTAAATTTTTTGAGAAACCAAATAAGTTAGTTATTTAGTATTAACATTTTAACAAAAGTTGTCTTGCACCTACTCAACTTATTTTCAGCTGGTTTAGCCCAACCATAATACTGAATTAAATTGGCCCAATTGCAATTAGTCAAtctctttaattattaaaaaggaacttaaaaaaaaatactatagtTTAAGTTTGACTAGAGATTTATAATAGTAATTTGTATGATTACAATTCTTAGTTATATGCTAGGTAGATTGATGAGGAGAGGGGCAATGGAGATTTGAAAGAGAAGCGAAAAAGAGATTGAGTAAATGTTGTATTCATTGTATCACGAATgcaattaatataattgatttatatcaataatgaataCATCAATATTATGTTACTGTCGTCTATCCCTACaaagataaatagaaatatttatcaattatccAAGTGCTTCATTAATCAATTTGTTTGAAAAAGTAAAACTCACCACCTTAATAATTCACTAGGAAAATACCATTAATGTTGTGGTTCCTAGTTGTCTACAACAAATGTTGTTACTTTTCACATTCAATAATACATACAAATTAAACAACgaatataaatgtatatgatGGTGACAACCATTGTTTGGTCGATCTGTATTCAACAAATTAAAAGTACAGCTCCTCATAGTATAGACAGAGACATTATACCAAAAATATCactttaacaata
The DNA window shown above is from Solanum lycopersicum chromosome 11, SLM_r2.1 and carries:
- the LOC101260393 gene encoding RING-H2 finger protein ATL78-like, whose amino-acid sequence is MENFHHSRRLLREVAAVVPPPMPAGITSPETIDDLQIGKNVNTFDANVIMVLAVFVSAIICSLVLNSIIKCFFRCSTLVLIDSYSNHTNPSSTNKGIKKKALKTFPIVRYTTELKHLGLDSECVICLSEFIVGDKVKVLPKCNHGFHVKCIDKWLNSHSSCPTCRHCLIETCQKIVNGDNFVTTNAISSSTVEEIVTRIEPLEREGVISN